TGCACAAGCACGTCAGCCTGGGCATCCGGCCGGAACACTACGCCATCGTGGGCAAGCATCTGCTGGCTTCCATCCGTGAAGTGCTGGGCGACGCCGCCACCGACGAACTGGTCGATGCGTGGGGCGCGGCCTACGGCCAACTGGCGGACCTGCTGATTGCCGAAGAGGCGCGCCTGTATGCGGAATCGGCCAACAAGCCGGGCGGCTGGACGGGCTGGCGCGCGTTCCGCGTCGTGGGCAAGCAGCCCGAAAGCGCCGAAATCACTTCTTTCTACCTGGCTCCCGCAGATGGCGGCACCGTGCCGGCCTACCGGCCGGGGCAGTACGTGTCCGTGCGCGTGTTCGTGCCGGAACTGGGTCTGATGCAACCGCGCCAGTACAGCCTGTCGGACGCGCCGGGACAGGATCGCCTGCGCATCTCGGTCAAGCGTGAACCGGCTGGCGTCCAGACGCCGATGGGCCGCGTGTCCAACGCGCTGCACGACCGCCTGGAAGAGGGCGGCGTGCTGGACGTGGCGCCGCCGCAGGGCGACTTCCACCTGCGTGAAGACGGCGATGCCCCCGTCGTGCTGCTGAGCGGCGGCGTGGGCCTGACGCCGATGGTGTCGATCCTGAACCACCTGGTGCGCGCCAACGACGAGCGCCAGATCCGTTTCGTGCACGGCTGCCGCAACCGCTCGGTGCACGCCATGCGCGAGCACGTGAACGACATCGCAGCATCGCGCGCCAACGTGCGCAAGGCAGTGTTCTACGAAGAGGTGGGCCACGGCGACCAGGCCGGCCGCGACTACGATCACACGGGGCGCGTCGATCTGCACGCGATCCGCGACGAGGCCATCGTGCCCGGCGCCGATTACTACTTGTGTGGACCGGCCGCCTTCATGCGCGCGCAGCGTGAAGCGCTGGTGGGGCTGGGCGTGGCCGAAGACCGCATTCACGCCGAGGCGTTCGGCACCGGCGGCCCTGGCGCCTGAGCGGTGTATCCTGGCGGCCTGATGTTTCCGGGCCGCCCGGTCCCCGCTTCCCACCCACCATGCAACTGAACCGATTCACCGACTTCGGCCTGCGCGTCCTGATGTACCTGACGCAATGCCGCGACCGGTCCGTGGCCGTCACGATCCCCGAGATCGCGGACCGCTTTGGCCTGTCTCGCAATCATCTGGTGAAGGTGGTGCACTTCATGTCGCAGCGCGGCTGGGTCAGCACCACGCGCGGCAAGGGCGGGGGACTCAGCCTCGCCCGTCCCGCCACGGAGTACCGGGTCGGCGATCTGGTGCGGGAACTCGAACAGCAGGGCCCCCTTATCGATTGCCGCGAACCGCCCTGTGCCCTGGACGGCGTGTGCCGGCTGTCCGGCGTGCTGGCCCAGACGCTGCAGGCGTTCTACGACACGCTCAACACCTACACCCTGGCCGATCTGGTCCGCGAACCGACCGCCGCCGCCATCATCAAGCTGCACCGGGTGGCCTGACGCCGGGGCAGGGGCATGAAGTTTGGTTATGGCCCCTGCGGCGTTTGGCATTTGCCGGCGCGGGGGCGGCTGTTACAGAATGGGCCCGTTCGCGGTCTTCTTGGATAACGGTATGCGCGTTTGCGTGATTGGCGCCGGCGTCGTCGGTGTGACGTCGGCCTACTTCCTGGCGCGCCAGGGTCATGACGTGGTGCTGGTCGACAGCCAGGCCCGCCCGGCGGAAGTCTCCAGCTATGCCAACGGTGGCCAGCTCAGCTACAGCTATGTGGCGCCGCTGGCCGGCCCCGGTGTGCTGCCCAGTGTGCCCGGCTGGCTGCTGCGTCACGACTCGCCGCTGCGTTTCCGGCCCCGGCTGGACCCGCATCAATGGCGCTGGTGCCTGCAGTTTGCGCTGGCGTGCCGTGCGTCGGTGGCCAAGGCCTCAACGGCACAGATGCTGACGCTGTCCTACCTCAGCCGCGATGTCATGCATTCGCTCCTGGAACAGGAAGACCTGGCGTTCGGCCATCTGAAGAACGGCAAGCTCATTGCCTACCGCAGCCCCGACTTGCTGGAAAAGGCGCGTGCGCTGGTGGCTTACCAGGCCGCGCACGGCGCGGACCAGCAGGTGCTGGACGCCGCGCAGACCGTCGCGCGCGAACCCGCGCTGGCCGGCATGGGCACGAGCCTGGCGGGCGCCATCTACACCCCCAGCGAAGAAGCCGGCGACTGCCGCCAGTTCACCGAGGCGCTGTTCGATCGCCTGCAAACGCTGGGCAACGTGCAGTGCGCCATGTCCAACCCGGTTTCCGGACTGCAGCGCGAAGGCCGCCGCATCGTCGCGGTCAACACGCGCGACGGCGACATTGGCGCCGACGC
The DNA window shown above is from Achromobacter spanius and carries:
- a CDS encoding Rrf2 family transcriptional regulator; its protein translation is MQLNRFTDFGLRVLMYLTQCRDRSVAVTIPEIADRFGLSRNHLVKVVHFMSQRGWVSTTRGKGGGLSLARPATEYRVGDLVRELEQQGPLIDCREPPCALDGVCRLSGVLAQTLQAFYDTLNTYTLADLVREPTAAAIIKLHRVA
- the hmpA gene encoding NO-inducible flavohemoprotein, yielding MLSPKIRELVKATAPVLKVHGVALTKHFYARMFQHNPELKHVFNQAHQAGGAQQHALAGAVTAYAEHIDDPSVLMPVVTRIVHKHVSLGIRPEHYAIVGKHLLASIREVLGDAATDELVDAWGAAYGQLADLLIAEEARLYAESANKPGGWTGWRAFRVVGKQPESAEITSFYLAPADGGTVPAYRPGQYVSVRVFVPELGLMQPRQYSLSDAPGQDRLRISVKREPAGVQTPMGRVSNALHDRLEEGGVLDVAPPQGDFHLREDGDAPVVLLSGGVGLTPMVSILNHLVRANDERQIRFVHGCRNRSVHAMREHVNDIAASRANVRKAVFYEEVGHGDQAGRDYDHTGRVDLHAIRDEAIVPGADYYLCGPAAFMRAQREALVGLGVAEDRIHAEAFGTGGPGA
- a CDS encoding D-amino acid dehydrogenase — encoded protein: MRVCVIGAGVVGVTSAYFLARQGHDVVLVDSQARPAEVSSYANGGQLSYSYVAPLAGPGVLPSVPGWLLRHDSPLRFRPRLDPHQWRWCLQFALACRASVAKASTAQMLTLSYLSRDVMHSLLEQEDLAFGHLKNGKLIAYRSPDLLEKARALVAYQAAHGADQQVLDAAQTVAREPALAGMGTSLAGAIYTPSEEAGDCRQFTEALFDRLQTLGNVQCAMSNPVSGLQREGRRIVAVNTRDGDIGADAVVVATGIGTRALLGPLGHDVPLYPLKGYSLTVPLAQDDTVAPRISVTDYERRIVYARVGGVLRIAAMVDIGSNNADIDPARIGLLKQQVLEAFPQLDLRQAIPWAGLRPATPTGKPLIGRSPAADNLWLNVGQGALGFTLACGSAALLTAQMGEMELPLDPAPFKP